The following coding sequences lie in one Halomonas sp. 'Soap Lake #6' genomic window:
- a CDS encoding hybrid-cluster NAD(P)-dependent oxidoreductase, producing the protein MTTNFFNPVTTQTWTNGRHLVRCVKVIQETWDVRTFCFMAEQPVLYFFKPGQFVTLELEIDGEQVMRSYTISSSPSVPYSFSITVKRVPGGRVSNWLHDNLRINDELAVHGPVGNFNAIDYPADKLLMLSGGVGITPLMSMARWFFDTNSLVDLEFIHSARSPRDIIFHRELEHIFSRIPEFKLHIVCERSDELGEAWAGFRGYLSQAMLDLMAPDFMDREIFCCGPTPYMNAVKNLLKNNGFDMARYHEESFGATPVEVQEEALELAEQAEVDAENIDTSDLYSIEFASSGKSVRIQPGETVHAAAAKLGLHIPKACGMGICGTCRVELKSGEVEMEHNGGITEEDVEEGYILSCCSRPKGDLIVDF; encoded by the coding sequence ATGACAACTAATTTCTTCAATCCGGTCACGACCCAAACCTGGACTAATGGCCGCCACCTGGTGCGCTGCGTCAAGGTGATCCAGGAGACCTGGGACGTGCGTACTTTCTGCTTCATGGCCGAGCAGCCGGTGCTGTACTTCTTCAAGCCGGGGCAGTTCGTGACCCTTGAACTTGAGATCGATGGCGAGCAGGTGATGCGCTCCTACACCATCTCCAGTTCCCCCTCTGTGCCCTATAGTTTTTCTATCACTGTCAAGCGGGTGCCCGGGGGGCGTGTCTCTAACTGGCTGCATGACAACCTCAGGATCAACGACGAGCTAGCAGTGCATGGCCCGGTGGGTAACTTCAATGCCATCGACTACCCGGCAGATAAGTTGCTGATGCTCTCTGGCGGCGTCGGTATCACTCCGCTGATGTCTATGGCGCGCTGGTTCTTCGACACCAACTCTCTGGTGGACCTGGAGTTTATCCACAGTGCCCGCTCGCCCCGGGATATCATCTTTCACCGCGAGCTGGAGCATATCTTCTCGCGGATCCCTGAGTTCAAACTGCATATCGTCTGTGAACGCAGCGACGAACTGGGCGAGGCCTGGGCCGGCTTTCGTGGCTATCTGAGCCAGGCCATGTTGGATCTGATGGCCCCCGATTTCATGGATCGGGAGATCTTCTGCTGTGGCCCCACGCCCTATATGAATGCCGTCAAGAACCTGCTCAAGAACAATGGTTTCGATATGGCCCGGTACCACGAGGAGTCATTCGGAGCGACCCCAGTGGAGGTGCAGGAGGAGGCCCTTGAGCTGGCTGAGCAAGCAGAAGTTGACGCCGAAAATATCGATACTAGTGACCTGTACAGCATAGAGTTTGCGTCTTCCGGAAAAAGCGTGCGTATCCAGCCGGGTGAGACAGTCCATGCAGCAGCGGCGAAGCTTGGTCTGCACATTCCCAAGGCCTGTGGTATGGGGATATGCGGTACTTGCCGAGTAGAGCTAAAATCGGGTGAGGTGGAAATGGAGCATAACGGTGGTATTACCGAGGAGGATGTTGAAGAAGGCTATATTCTGTCTTGTTGTAGTCGTCCGAAAGGGGATCTCATCGTCGATTTCTAG
- the glyA gene encoding serine hydroxymethyltransferase, with protein sequence MLQNNFSPNARLASYDSLLAEAIAEETVRQEAHIELIASENYTSKLVMEAQGTQLTNKYAEGYPGRRYYGGCEFVDKVEALAIERACSLFSANYANVQPHSGAQANAAVFMALVKPGDTVLGMSLAHGGHLTHGAAPNFSGKHYNAVQYGLNPETGEIDYEEVERLAREHQPKMIIAGFSAYSRVVDWRRFRDIADEVGAYLMVDMAHVAGLVAAGLYPSPLPYAHVVTTTTHKTLRGPRGGLILSAHGDEDLYKKLNGAVFPGQQGGPLMHVIAAKAVAFKEAMNQDFVRYQQQVIDNAQSMAQVFVDRGYDVVSGGTDDHLFLVSLIQQGVTGKDADAALGRAHITVNKNTVPNDPQSPFVTSGLRIGTPAVTTRGFDAQECNELAGWICDILDGLAAGSDTAAIEAEVRAKVTDICARHPVYAEAVAEVAASIA encoded by the coding sequence ATGCTTCAAAATAATTTTTCTCCCAACGCCCGTTTGGCCAGTTACGACAGTCTGCTTGCCGAAGCAATTGCTGAAGAAACGGTGCGCCAAGAAGCGCATATTGAATTGATCGCCTCCGAAAATTATACCAGTAAACTTGTTATGGAGGCGCAAGGCACGCAGCTGACTAACAAGTATGCAGAAGGCTACCCTGGTCGTCGCTACTACGGCGGATGCGAGTTTGTGGATAAGGTTGAAGCATTGGCCATTGAGCGAGCTTGCAGCCTTTTTAGTGCCAACTATGCCAATGTGCAGCCGCATTCTGGCGCCCAAGCCAATGCTGCTGTGTTTATGGCGTTGGTTAAGCCAGGCGATACAGTGCTGGGTATGAGCCTTGCCCACGGTGGGCACTTAACCCATGGTGCCGCCCCGAACTTCTCAGGCAAGCATTACAACGCGGTGCAGTACGGCCTGAATCCGGAAACCGGTGAGATTGACTACGAAGAGGTTGAGCGCTTGGCCCGCGAGCATCAGCCGAAAATGATTATCGCTGGTTTCTCTGCCTACTCACGAGTGGTGGATTGGCGGCGCTTTCGTGACATCGCCGATGAGGTGGGCGCCTACCTGATGGTCGATATGGCGCACGTCGCTGGTCTGGTGGCCGCTGGTCTCTACCCAAGCCCGCTCCCTTACGCCCATGTAGTCACCACTACGACCCATAAAACGCTGCGTGGCCCACGTGGTGGTTTGATCCTCTCCGCTCATGGCGACGAAGATCTTTATAAAAAGCTTAATGGTGCGGTCTTTCCAGGCCAGCAGGGTGGCCCATTAATGCATGTGATTGCCGCTAAGGCAGTGGCTTTTAAGGAAGCCATGAACCAGGATTTTGTGCGCTACCAGCAGCAAGTAATTGATAACGCTCAGTCTATGGCCCAGGTGTTCGTTGATCGTGGCTATGACGTGGTGTCTGGCGGAACCGATGACCATCTCTTCCTTGTATCGCTCATTCAGCAGGGTGTCACGGGCAAAGATGCGGATGCTGCCCTGGGGCGCGCGCATATTACGGTCAACAAGAATACGGTGCCTAACGATCCCCAAAGCCCCTTCGTAACCTCTGGGTTGCGTATCGGCACCCCAGCAGTAACGACTCGCGGCTTTGATGCCCAGGAGTGTAACGAGCTGGCTGGATGGATCTGCGACATTCTGGACGGATTGGCTGCAGGTAGTGATACCGCTGCCATTGAGGCCGAGGTACGGGCCAAGGTGACCGACATATGTGCACGGCACCCTGTCTACGCTGAAGCTGTCGCTGAAGTCGCCGCATCCATTGCTTGA